One window from the genome of Nicotiana sylvestris chromosome 9, ASM39365v2, whole genome shotgun sequence encodes:
- the LOC138877626 gene encoding uncharacterized protein — MGPLKYIFQKPMPTRRLAKWQILFTEFDIVYVTRTAMKTQALADHLAENPVDDEYQPLSTYFLDEEVNSVEVISKDTNAWKMFFDGVVNTKGVRIGAILISPTGQHYPATARLRFFCTNNTAEYEACIMGMNMEIDQDVKELLIMGDSDLIIQQAQREWET; from the coding sequence ATGGgccctttaaagtacatattccaaaagccaatgcccacaaggaggttagcaaagtggcagatcctattcactgaatttgacatagtctacgtcACTCGCACAGCAATGAAaacccaggcgttagcagatcacctagctgaaaacccggttgatgatgaataccaacctttgagcacctacttcctggatgaagaggtaaattcagttgaggtaatATCCAAAGataccaatgcttggaaaatgttctttgatggagtgGTAAATACAAAAGGTGTTaggattggggcaatcttgatctcacccactggtcagcattatccagccacagcccGGCTTcgatttttctgcacaaacaatactgccgagtatgaagcctgcattatgggtatgaatatggAAATTGACCAAGATGtcaaagaattgttaatcatgggagactcggatctgATTATCCAACAAGCTCAAAGAGAATGGGAGACATAA
- the LOC104238778 gene encoding uncharacterized protein isoform X2, whose protein sequence is MVALTNNQILLSLPLSSSQSATPREYNQLEVNSYIRRRAHSRRWKLWSSSQPFNSSPSRWIYFWLLMAAGCGIFISEEALNIWVGASIARMLVLDGTWQSLVNSFSRNAPYIASTILWVYWGVCISDMIPFYLGKLFKQSGASNDVCSKLGIGDQKARDITNAVQKYGNLIGFVERFSLGVRNPTAFLAGALDISPEYFFAGVCCGGLITLPIQLTIGFLLRERPVFAVATVATVLGIWTVFPYAVAACTALFLYLRHQFSG, encoded by the exons ATGGTGGCTCTAACTAATAACCAAATATTGTTGTCTCTTCCACTGTCTTCCTCTCAATCTGCAACTCCGCGAGAATATAATCAGCTCGAAGTTAATTCTTACATCCGTCGGAGAGCTCATTCAAGGAGGTGGAAACTATGGAGTTCATCGCAGCCATTCAACTCCTCACCCTCTAG ATGGATCTACTTTTGGCTTCTGATGGCAGCTGGTTGTGGAATTTTTATTAGTGAGGAGGCTTTGAATATATGG GTTGGAGCCTCTATAGCACGAATGCTTGTTCTAGATGGAACGTGGCAATCGCTGGTGAACTCCTTTTCCAGAAATGCTCCATATATAGCATCCACTATTCTCTGGGTGTACTG GGGTGTCTGTATAAGCGATATGATACCTTTTTACCTTGGGAAGCTTTTTAAGCAATCTGGTGCGTCCAATGATGTTTGCTCAAAG TTAGGGATCGGTGATCAGAAGGCAAGAGATATTACAAACGCTGTACAAAAATATGGAAATCTCATTGGTTTTG TGGAACGGTTTTCTCTTGGAGTGAGAAATCCCACCGCTTTCCTTGCAGGGGCTCTG GATATATCACCAGAGTATTTCTTTGCCGGTGTCTGTTGCGGTGGCTTGATAACTCTTCCAATTCAG TTGACAATTGGATTTTTGCTAAGAGAGCGTCCTGTATTTGCAGTTGCAACTGTTGCTACTGTACTG GGAATCTGGACAGTATTCCCCTATGCAGTGGCTGCTTGTACAGCATTATTCCTATATCTACGGCACCAGTTTTCCGGTTAG
- the LOC104238778 gene encoding uncharacterized protein isoform X1: protein MVALTNNQILLSLPLSSSQSATPREYNQLEVNSYIRRRAHSRRWKLWSSSQPFNSSPSRIKTFQLVRAKSYEAGQSEDAEETMHKSSNNLPGSPEGKTVRTGSSFLAKLAIALGIAATITFLSIGLKQPNQGSNFGIQYLVDGSSSSTITTPASGFSFKTFGYRVMLPEYAPGWIYFWLLMAAGCGIFISEEALNIWVGASIARMLVLDGTWQSLVNSFSRNAPYIASTILWVYWGVCISDMIPFYLGKLFKQSGASNDVCSKLGIGDQKARDITNAVQKYGNLIGFVERFSLGVRNPTAFLAGALDISPEYFFAGVCCGGLITLPIQLTIGFLLRERPVFAVATVATVLGIWTVFPYAVAACTALFLYLRHQFSG, encoded by the exons ATGGTGGCTCTAACTAATAACCAAATATTGTTGTCTCTTCCACTGTCTTCCTCTCAATCTGCAACTCCGCGAGAATATAATCAGCTCGAAGTTAATTCTTACATCCGTCGGAGAGCTCATTCAAGGAGGTGGAAACTATGGAGTTCATCGCAGCCATTCAACTCCTCACCCTCTAG GATCAAAACATTTCAGCTTGTGAGAGCTAAAAGTTATGAAGCAGGACAGTCAGAGGACGCTGAGGAGACAATGCATAAGTCTTCCAATAATTTACCTGGTAGTCCGGAAGGTAAAACTGTCCGCACAGGAAGTTCGTTTCTGGCAAAACTGGCAATAGCGCTGGGTATAGCTGCTACAATTACATTCCTATCCATAGGCCTTAAACAGCCTAATCAAGGATCAAATTTTGGGATTCAATATCTGGTTGATGGATCATCATCTTCCACAATTACTACACCTGCTTCtggtttttctttcaaaacttttgGCTATAGAGTCATGCTTCCAGAATATGCTCCAGG ATGGATCTACTTTTGGCTTCTGATGGCAGCTGGTTGTGGAATTTTTATTAGTGAGGAGGCTTTGAATATATGG GTTGGAGCCTCTATAGCACGAATGCTTGTTCTAGATGGAACGTGGCAATCGCTGGTGAACTCCTTTTCCAGAAATGCTCCATATATAGCATCCACTATTCTCTGGGTGTACTG GGGTGTCTGTATAAGCGATATGATACCTTTTTACCTTGGGAAGCTTTTTAAGCAATCTGGTGCGTCCAATGATGTTTGCTCAAAG TTAGGGATCGGTGATCAGAAGGCAAGAGATATTACAAACGCTGTACAAAAATATGGAAATCTCATTGGTTTTG TGGAACGGTTTTCTCTTGGAGTGAGAAATCCCACCGCTTTCCTTGCAGGGGCTCTG GATATATCACCAGAGTATTTCTTTGCCGGTGTCTGTTGCGGTGGCTTGATAACTCTTCCAATTCAG TTGACAATTGGATTTTTGCTAAGAGAGCGTCCTGTATTTGCAGTTGCAACTGTTGCTACTGTACTG GGAATCTGGACAGTATTCCCCTATGCAGTGGCTGCTTGTACAGCATTATTCCTATATCTACGGCACCAGTTTTCCGGTTAG